Within Triticum dicoccoides isolate Atlit2015 ecotype Zavitan chromosome 1B, WEW_v2.0, whole genome shotgun sequence, the genomic segment GCAATTGTCTCCTGCCCCTCAAATTACTAAGCTGTGGGGCACTGAATAGCTCATACTAGTATGTATAGAATAGCACTGCAAGTCTGTGTTCAACAAGCCGCAGAGACGATGTAGAGGCAGATGGACAGGGTGAGCGGTGATTACTCAAGAACACTGGCCATAACAAAAGTATGCTGTTATAGCAAAAACCCAGAAGTATCATGGGTGCAAAGATAGTTTTGAATCGTCTAGCTTTGAGTAGAAAACCAGCCTATATTCTTCATTTGGGTCAATAGTTATTCCGCAGCAACATCAAAGTGTGCCGTGTTGGGCTATCAGACTGAagatcgactcagaagtgttcagGTAATAATGTGTTTTTAGGaccttctcctgtctgaaggatgtAAGCAATTGGAATCACTTATTAGATGCATAAGAGGAAGCCGCCAGCCAGGCATGCATAAGATCACAAACAGCTACAAAACAATCCCATACAAAAAGGATGACCCAGTTGACAAGAAGAAAATACACCTTGCATCTTTTCTACTTCCAGGCTATTGTATTCTAGGAAAAAATGACACAGTTAAATCTCTTTTCTAAAGTACAACTCACAGGTGATATTTGAAACGACGATGTATTGCTGGTCAAGACTGAAGATCAAAGATAGTGAAAGTGCATGTGCTTATCAATATTTGACAGTTTCACCTACAAAGTCGACACACTGTATCTCAAGATTTATCTGAGAAAAAACTGGATCAGTTTGCAAGgatttggtagcagaaggcacaAGTGATGAACATCATCATAACACTTGGATTACTTAAATGTAAATGTACCTGAAAATGATTTAAACAAGTTATGAACAGCATCATCACACTTGGGTCACCTAAATATCCTAGCATGTACTTGGAAATGATTTAGCAGAATGCAACTACAGGTGACTGAAATCAGGTGATAGCCCCTAGGAGCACAGCCTGGATGGAAAACCTATAATGCCTAGCagttccttgtcttcttgagcgctTGATCCAGCTCCGCAATTTTCCCCTGTTGCTTGGGCAGGTAACCACCTGAGAAGAACATGCCAAACCGGAAATCAAACCTTAAATTCTTATGCATTTTGTATCCCATTCTTGTAATCGTATTACACCACAATCTCAGTTCCTAGCGGGGTACAATAAACCATAGTCAACCTTAAACTCTTATGCCCATTTTGTATTTGAGTGAGATTTATGGTGTTGCTGTCTGTTGCTACCTGGCCTGGAGACGAGGTTGATGCGGGAGCGCGGGGCGGCGAACATCCAGCTGTTGTCGTCGAGCGACCTGACCTCCTTTTGCAGCGCCTCCATGACCTCCGACTTGAGCTCTGCGGGGGAACCAGACAGACCAATTCGACTGCTTAACTGAGAGGGGGAGGACATGAAGGGAGGGGAACTAGGGCTTGCGAGGTGCCGAGGGGGATGGATTTACCGGCCATGGCCTCGTCCTTGCGGTAGAGCGCGTCGATCGAGTCGGCGAGGTCGTCGGCAGCGGAGATCGCGATCCCGCCACCCGCGCTCGCCGCCGAGACGGTCGACCTCGCCGGAGAGCTCATCGGAGATCGGCCTCGTTTGAAACGCGGCGCCCTTTCCGTAGGGGTGGTCACTGGTCAGACTCAACAGCGAATTATAGGAACCCGCCAAGTGGGCCGTGTAAATGGGCCATATAAATGGGCCGGGCTGCTACTGCACTCTGTCTGTAAGTGGGAAGCCATCCGCTCGTCTCTCTCCCCCATTCCCCAATCCCCACGACGAGATCCATCCACCCCAGAGGCCAAGAAgagaagggaggagagagagaggccggcggcggcggaggatcaGACGATCGGAGATGGTGCGGAAGGCGAAGGTTGAGTTCGACGAGAGGCCGCCGGATGACTTCGACCCGAAGAACCCGTACGGGGACCCGGTGGCGATGCTGGAGTACAGGGAGCACCTGGTGCGGGAGAAGTGGATCCAGATCGAGACCGCCAAGATCATCCGCGACCGCCTCCGCTGGTGCTACCGGATCGAGGGCGTCAACCACCACCAGAAGTGCCGCCACCTCGTCGACCAGTACCTCGAGTCCACCCGCGGCGTCGGATGGGGCAAGGACCACCGCCCGGCGGACCTGCACGGTACCGCCGCCCGAATCCTTCTCTGCCTGCAGGCTATGGTTCCGTTTGTTTCACTGGCTGATATGGTTTGGTTGTTTGGTGTTGCGCAGAGCCCAAGAAGGTGGTTGAGGTCGAGGAGTAGCTCTGCTTCCGCTGCCGTTCCTGGAATGGAGAGGTCAGGGTGCTTCTTGTTATTATGTACGCTCGATGCAGTTTATGGTGAAATGCACATGATTTGTTTCAAATGTTTACCATTCCATTAACCAATTGAGATCTCTGTTTGGGGTCACATCGCCATGCTTAGATAGTTGAGAGCTTGGGAATGTAGTAGTAGAACACCAAACATTAGCACTGGTGAACATTTTTGGTTTATAAgggggtttgaactaggacaaaaGGTTTTGTCCAAGAGTTGAGGAGGAAGGCGGAAGGGGTTTGAACTGGAAGGGTGTTTGTCTTGGCATCTTAACTGTGTGTGCAAACTGTTCTTTCCAGCTTGTATTGAAATGGATTTTCCTCTTGTCGAACAACAAATACTGCTTGTCATGCAGACGAGCGGTATTAAATCCTAAAACTTCCCAAAGAAATATCCCTCACTCTAATGCCCACTAAGTTGACTCATGACTTATCCCCGGACCAAACCTGGGTGAAAAGGAGTTATCTGTTAAGGGGCTAGCATCGTTTTCCCTATGTGTTACCTCGCTGCTAAGACTCACTATTGCTGCTGGCCTATTTCTTATTTTTCCTGAACCTAAGATATTTGAATCAAAATCTACATGAAGTCAACTTTATGTAGTGTTTACATTTAGTGATATCCAGAC encodes:
- the LOC119337506 gene encoding protein SAMBA-like; amino-acid sequence: MSSPARSTVSAASAGGGIAISAADDLADSIDALYRKDEAMAELKSEVMEALQKEVRSLDDNSWMFAAPRSRINLVSRPGGYLPKQQGKIAELDQALKKTRNC
- the LOC119337497 gene encoding NADH dehydrogenase [ubiquinone] 1 beta subcomplex subunit 10-B-like, encoding MVRKAKVEFDERPPDDFDPKNPYGDPVAMLEYREHLVREKWIQIETAKIIRDRLRWCYRIEGVNHHQKCRHLVDQYLESTRGVGWGKDHRPADLHEPKKVVEVEE